In Dysgonomonadaceae bacterium zrk40, one genomic interval encodes:
- the ribD gene encoding bifunctional diaminohydroxyphosphoribosylaminopyrimidine deaminase/5-amino-6-(5-phosphoribosylamino)uracil reductase RibD, whose amino-acid sequence MSIQSIYMERSLQLARKGKGYTGSNPMVGAVIVHSNKIIGEGYHRKYGEPHAEVNAIASVKDPSLLSESTLYVTLEPCAHQGKTPPCAALIVSRRIPRVVVAVTDPNPMVAGKGIAMMREGGVEVSVGLMEQEARELNRSFFVNQLQKRPYVILKWAESRDGYMDHLRSSLTEKAPAIISNPITQTIVHKFRTEVAGIMVGTNTALLDNPQLTARKWFGPNPTRIVIDRDHKIPSHAALFNGEAPTILFSAISREPFPSSAGVKVVTIDFQGDVNSQILDHLYHENIHSLLVEGGSQLLSSFIDAGLWDEAYVERSEIILGRGVKAPEIQGEIIQVKNFARSLQFHLKSKITRNFL is encoded by the coding sequence ATGAGCATACAATCTATCTACATGGAGCGATCTCTTCAGCTGGCCCGGAAGGGCAAGGGTTACACCGGCTCCAATCCCATGGTAGGAGCGGTCATAGTCCACAGCAACAAGATCATTGGCGAAGGGTATCACCGCAAATACGGTGAACCACACGCCGAGGTGAACGCCATCGCCTCTGTCAAGGATCCCTCACTTCTCAGCGAAAGTACCCTCTACGTTACACTGGAACCTTGTGCCCATCAGGGTAAGACACCCCCCTGTGCAGCATTGATCGTTTCACGTCGTATCCCACGGGTGGTGGTGGCGGTGACAGACCCCAATCCGATGGTTGCAGGAAAGGGGATTGCCATGATGAGAGAAGGAGGTGTTGAAGTCTCTGTTGGATTGATGGAACAGGAAGCCCGTGAACTCAACAGATCCTTTTTCGTCAACCAGCTTCAAAAAAGGCCATACGTGATTCTCAAATGGGCAGAAAGCCGCGACGGATATATGGACCACCTGCGTTCATCGCTTACGGAAAAAGCTCCCGCCATCATCTCCAACCCAATCACACAAACAATCGTACATAAGTTTCGCACAGAGGTGGCAGGCATCATGGTGGGGACAAACACCGCACTGCTGGACAACCCACAGCTTACCGCAAGAAAATGGTTTGGACCAAATCCCACCCGGATAGTGATTGACCGGGATCATAAAATCCCATCCCACGCGGCACTCTTTAACGGAGAAGCACCTACCATCCTCTTTAGTGCTATTTCTCGTGAGCCGTTCCCCTCTTCGGCTGGTGTTAAAGTTGTAACCATTGACTTTCAGGGCGATGTCAACAGCCAGATATTAGATCACCTCTATCATGAAAATATACACTCTCTGCTGGTGGAGGGTGGATCCCAATTATTGAGCAGCTTTATTGATGCCGGATTGTGGGATGAAGCCTATGTGGAGCGATCGGAAATAATACTCGGCAGGGGTGTAAAAGCACCTGAGATACAAGGTGAAATCATCCAGGTAAAAAATTTCGCAAGATCGCTGCAGTTTCATTTAAAGAGTAAAATAACTCGAAATTTTCTTTAA
- a CDS encoding isoprenyl transferase → MSLIDKLDQNRLPAHIAIIMDGNGRWARTRGLDRSEGHREGVEAIRRVVEAASAASIQYLTLYAFSTENWHRPAEEVSGLMDLMVYALTRETAELKKNGVRIVAIGNLDRLPDNVRKILQDCIQETAGGKKLTLVIALSYSSKWELTQAVIKINDDIASGILRKEDICEETLSNYLTTCNLPDPDLLIRTGGEQRISNFLLWQSAYAEFYFTETFWPDFNDDELFKAILDYQKRERRFGKTSEQIEPEQ, encoded by the coding sequence ATGTCGTTGATTGATAAACTGGATCAAAACCGACTTCCTGCACATATAGCCATTATCATGGATGGTAACGGACGATGGGCTAGAACCAGGGGTCTGGACAGAAGTGAAGGACACAGGGAGGGAGTTGAGGCGATCAGGAGAGTAGTAGAAGCAGCTTCAGCCGCATCGATTCAATACCTGACGTTATATGCGTTCTCTACTGAGAACTGGCATCGTCCTGCAGAAGAGGTGAGTGGATTGATGGATCTGATGGTCTATGCACTGACACGTGAGACGGCAGAGCTGAAAAAGAATGGTGTCCGGATTGTCGCAATCGGGAATCTTGATCGTCTGCCAGACAATGTCAGAAAGATCCTGCAAGATTGCATTCAGGAAACAGCAGGAGGGAAAAAGCTCACTCTTGTGATTGCCCTGAGCTATTCATCGAAATGGGAGTTGACACAGGCTGTGATAAAGATCAATGACGACATTGCGTCAGGGATACTGCGCAAGGAGGATATCTGCGAGGAAACCCTCAGCAACTACCTCACCACCTGCAACCTGCCAGATCCGGACCTGTTGATTCGCACTGGTGGTGAACAGCGCATCAGCAATTTCCTTCTGTGGCAGTCCGCCTACGCCGAGTTCTATTTCACCGAAACATTCTGGCCAGATTTCAATGATGATGAGCTTTTCAAAGCGATCCTTGATTACCAGAAAAGGGAGAGACGGTTTGGTAAGACCAGTGAACAAATTGAACCGGAACAATAA
- the prmC gene encoding peptide chain release factor N(5)-glutamine methyltransferase codes for MHQIIRYIRQALSEHYSPSETSLLARIILEELSGFTYAYLTSGKFSNLSDCQERKLQEILSRLKKGEPYQYVMGKTTFYGIDLQVGREVLIPRPETEELVEWVIADCGDGATDILDIGTGSGCIAIALAVKLPQVKVHAWDISNTALQVAQRNAHLNHVEVFFRQRDILKPFTEERRYDLIVSNPPYITQSEKTTMDRTVTAYEPGEALFVPDRDPILFYERIAMLGEDLLKEGGRLFFEIHRSRGDEVCAKLHEMGYREIELRKDLSGNERMIRAIKCEQR; via the coding sequence ATGCATCAGATCATTCGCTATATCCGGCAAGCACTGAGTGAACACTATTCCCCTTCCGAAACTTCCCTTTTGGCACGGATCATCCTGGAAGAGTTGAGTGGCTTTACTTATGCTTACTTAACCTCCGGCAAATTTAGCAATTTATCCGATTGCCAGGAGCGTAAACTGCAAGAGATTCTCTCCAGACTGAAAAAGGGAGAACCTTATCAATATGTGATGGGGAAAACAACTTTTTATGGCATCGACTTACAGGTGGGGCGTGAGGTGCTGATTCCCCGTCCCGAAACAGAAGAGCTGGTGGAGTGGGTCATTGCAGATTGTGGAGATGGAGCGACAGACATTCTGGACATTGGTACCGGCAGCGGTTGCATCGCTATAGCCCTGGCCGTGAAGTTGCCACAGGTGAAGGTGCATGCCTGGGACATCTCTAACACTGCTTTGCAGGTGGCTCAGAGAAATGCTCATCTCAATCATGTAGAGGTGTTCTTCAGACAACGAGACATCCTGAAACCCTTCACGGAGGAGCGGCGATATGACCTTATTGTCAGCAACCCACCCTACATCACCCAGTCGGAGAAAACAACGATGGATCGTACTGTGACTGCTTATGAACCAGGGGAAGCACTTTTTGTGCCTGACAGGGATCCTATCCTTTTCTACGAGCGCATAGCCATGCTGGGTGAGGATCTGCTCAAGGAGGGTGGACGGCTTTTCTTTGAGATTCACCGTAGCAGAGGCGACGAGGTGTGTGCGAAATTGCACGAAATGGGATACCGGGAGATCGAGCTGAGAAAGGATCTTTCCGGAAATGAGCGTATGATTAGGGCGATAAAATGTGAACAACGATGA